The Desulfococcus multivorans DNA window CGGCCCCGGGCCGAGACGGTCCACCCGCTGGAAAACGCATGCCGGATTCCCGCGTCCGCGGTGTACCGCTCCCCGTAGCCGAGGTCCAGGGGCCTGTAGGTTTCAAGCCGCGCGTCGATGTCCGTTCCGGTCCCCAGCCGGAGCGAACCGGTGAGGCCGGCATTCAGGAAGTCCCCGCCGGGATTTTCCGGATCGTCGCGGTTGCTGTAGCGCACATAGGCGCCGTAGGTCTGGTTGGGGGTGGGCATGACGTAACCCGAGGCTTCGTAAACCCCCACCCTCGTGTTCCGGGCTTCGAGCCGGTCCCGGCTGTCGCCCCATTCGGCGGAGAGATTGAAAAAGGCCTTGCGGAAGCGCTGTCCCAGGCGGGCCCTCAGGGTCTGTTCACGGGTGTCGTAGCCGGGGACGGAAAGCCGGTCTTCCCGGGTGCTGAAAAGGGACTCCAGCGCCAGGCTGGTTCCCGTGCGCCACTGGTACCCGAGCCCCAGGGACCCGAACCGGGTCAACCCGGCGGTCTCGTCGCCCACGTCGAGGCGGAGGTTCTCCTTTTCCTGCCTGACGGCGGCGTTCAGGGAAAAGCGGTCGGTCAGCCGGAAAAAAAAATTGCCCGAGGCATATTCCCTGTCCCGGTAATTTCCGGGAAAATCGGGCGCCGCGCGGATATATTCGATACGATAATGGGCCCGGTCGAGGGAACCGTACAGGCTGAGCCAAAAGGCAGGATCCCGGGCATTCTCCTCCCGGCCGTATGCCGCCTCGAACTCGAGGTTGACGGCGTCCATGGGGGCCAGAAGCCCCTGAATGCCGGCAAGCCGGGCGCCGGCGTCGTCGGTCCGTCTATCGAGCAGATTCACGCCGATCCGGTATCTCTCCCCGAAACGGTATTCCATGCCGAGGGCGCCCTGGGTTTCCGCCGGATCCTGCCGCAGCGTGTTCATGTAGTAGCCCCGCAGATCGAAATCGCCCAGGGTGATCCGGGAGGACGCGCCGCGGCCCTCGAGACCCTGCTCGGTGAGCCGGGAAAGGGCGTAGTACCCGTCCCCCAGCATCAGGTCGCCGGCCCGGCTACGGTATCCGGCGAAATACCGGGGGCGCTCGCCGAAGAGGCTGTTCTCCTCCAGGGTGTCGGGTCCCTGGAAGACAAAGGCGATCTCGTCGTCCCCGTCATCGCTCAACGCGCCCCCGCCCGAAAATTCCCCCTGGAACCCGCTGCCGCCGATCTCCTCTTTCACGCCCAGGTATCTGAGAGCGATCCGGGCGGGTATCCGGTGAAACCGGTCCGCCGCGCCGGTCATTCTCGGGATGACGTCCACCGCACAGGAGGCCCGGGCCGTCGTCTCTTCATCCCCGATGGAATGGAGCGTCACGTCGAGAATGTGCTTGAACCCTTCCCGAGACTTTTCATCGGTCCCGACGGTCACCCGCACCTCCCCGGACGCTCCCGGGGCCAGCGTCATCTCCCGGGGGGCGAACTCGACGGGCAGGTTCCGGCCGCTTTCCACCGCAACCGCCAGCCGGTTTTCGGTGTTGCCGGCGTTGACCGCCGAAAACCGGGCCTCATAGGCGTCCCCGGCAATGACGCTGTCCGGGGCGTCAATCACCTGAACCTGAAAATGGGAGACGGAAAGCACCGTCACATAAACCACGGCGGCGTCGCCGACAGCCGGGCGCCGGGTCGAAGCGACCCGGTAAGCGATCTCGTACCGCCCCACCCGGGCGCTCTGGGGGACAAAGACACCGACCAGGCGGACTTCGGCGCCGCCCCGGTCCACGGAAAAGGGGAAGGAGGGGGTCACGAGCTTCCAGCCCTCGGGAAGCACGGCCTCGGACAGGAATTCCAGGGGTTCGTCGGCGGTATTGGCGACGGAAAAGGTGGTGGTCACGACGGCGCCGGGGGAGGTCTCGAAAAGGGTCTGACCGCCGGGTCGGACCTGGACGCCCCGCCCGGACCCCGACGCTGGGCCGGGGCTCAGCGCCAGGAGGAGAAACAGGATCACCGCCGCGACAAGACGCCCCGCCTGCCGGGGGTCCCCGTCATGCATCGCCGAACCCGGACCGGCAGGCATGGCATTCCAACGAAACATACAACCGCGGCGGAAGGTCAGTGACCCGCGCCCCCTCCCTCCGTCGGGCTCACGGCGCGCCGGCGTCCCTGAACCTGAAGGTGTGGGCGGCCCCGAAGAGAGTGT harbors:
- a CDS encoding carboxypeptidase regulatory-like domain-containing protein, encoding MPAGPGSAMHDGDPRQAGRLVAAVILFLLLALSPGPASGSGRGVQVRPGGQTLFETSPGAVVTTTFSVANTADEPLEFLSEAVLPEGWKLVTPSFPFSVDRGGAEVRLVGVFVPQSARVGRYEIAYRVASTRRPAVGDAAVVYVTVLSVSHFQVQVIDAPDSVIAGDAYEARFSAVNAGNTENRLAVAVESGRNLPVEFAPREMTLAPGASGEVRVTVGTDEKSREGFKHILDVTLHSIGDEETTARASCAVDVIPRMTGAADRFHRIPARIALRYLGVKEEIGGSGFQGEFSGGGALSDDGDDEIAFVFQGPDTLEENSLFGERPRYFAGYRSRAGDLMLGDGYYALSRLTEQGLEGRGASSRITLGDFDLRGYYMNTLRQDPAETQGALGMEYRFGERYRIGVNLLDRRTDDAGARLAGIQGLLAPMDAVNLEFEAAYGREENARDPAFWLSLYGSLDRAHYRIEYIRAAPDFPGNYRDREYASGNFFFRLTDRFSLNAAVRQEKENLRLDVGDETAGLTRFGSLGLGYQWRTGTSLALESLFSTREDRLSVPGYDTREQTLRARLGQRFRKAFFNLSAEWGDSRDRLEARNTRVGVYEASGYVMPTPNQTYGAYVRYSNRDDPENPGGDFLNAGLTGSLRLGTGTDIDARLETYRPLDLGYGERYTADAGIRHAFSSGWTVSARGRHTFHDRRNESAVVVELSIPFGLPTARKKGIGTLKGLVRHQETGAPLANAVLRLNGAAAVTDGGGEFRFPALKPGTVHLDVDAGSIGLDRVPMEKTPMAVTIEGGEEAFVEIGVARSAALYGRITIYEFAETEGPGQGFRIAGEKTAVPETSGGDEVAASRGLANALVVLTRETETLRVLTDGRGRFSLEGLRPGAWTLAVHAENLPPHHYVEKERFEILLTGGEKREVSIRVLPRKRTIRIIQEAAGVIEG